One Lutra lutra chromosome 7, mLutLut1.2, whole genome shotgun sequence DNA window includes the following coding sequences:
- the LOC125104769 gene encoding 60S ribosomal protein L39: protein MSSHKTFRIKRFLAKKQKQNRPIPQWIRMKTGNKIRYNSKRRHWRRTKLGL from the coding sequence ATGTCTTCTCACAAGACTTTCAGAATCAAGCGATTCctggccaagaaacaaaagcagaatcgtCCCATTCCCCAGTGGATTCGGATGAAAACTGGTAATAAAATCAGGTACAACTCCAAGAGGAGGCACTGGAGGAGAACCAAGCTGGGTCTCTAA